Proteins encoded in a region of the Streptomyces sp. NBC_00310 genome:
- a CDS encoding MFS transporter, with the protein MSVTDSEAARTVSGTAAGTAPAALTPRLRLMLVLLLAAQFMLAVDFSILNVALPVIGEGLGFSLSHLQWIATSFALCAAGFTLLFGRVADLFGRRRLFLGGLVVLGAASLVGGLAQNPEVLIAARVLQGLATAAVTPAGLSLLTTSFPEGPLREKALGLNGALMSAGFTTGAILGGLLTDLLSWRWAFFINVPVALAVLVIAPTVIKESRPDERPKLDLPGAVSVTLGLLAIVFGLTQAGEKGWGSAEALLSLTVGAALLLVFYAVERKVSAPLVPLAVLGKRSVTWGNIAGLIAFLTETSLVFLLTLYLQEVLGFSPLAAGLSFGVLGVGTVVGGTIAPKVIGRIGSRSTLITGGILQTAFTAALLGLGDDRSWMWLLLIGTFVGGVGNMLVIVGFMVTATSGLADHEQGLATGLATMTQQVGITMGTPLMSAVVTAAVTGTGSSALLGGLKVAIAVNAAIVLLGTLTSALFVRTRSSTR; encoded by the coding sequence ATGTCTGTCACTGATTCGGAGGCGGCCCGTACCGTCTCCGGCACCGCCGCCGGCACGGCCCCGGCCGCGCTCACCCCCCGGCTCCGGCTGATGCTGGTGCTGTTGCTCGCGGCCCAGTTCATGCTGGCCGTGGACTTCTCCATCCTGAACGTGGCGCTGCCGGTGATCGGTGAGGGACTGGGCTTCTCGCTGTCACATCTGCAGTGGATCGCCACGTCGTTCGCGCTGTGCGCCGCGGGCTTCACCCTGCTGTTCGGCCGCGTCGCGGACCTGTTCGGCCGCCGCCGGCTGTTCCTCGGCGGCCTCGTCGTCCTGGGCGCGGCCTCGCTCGTGGGCGGCCTGGCGCAGAACCCCGAGGTACTGATCGCGGCCCGCGTCCTCCAGGGCCTGGCCACCGCCGCCGTCACCCCCGCCGGACTGTCGCTCCTGACGACCTCGTTCCCGGAGGGCCCGCTGCGCGAGAAGGCGCTCGGCCTCAACGGGGCGCTGATGTCGGCCGGCTTCACCACCGGCGCCATACTCGGCGGCCTGCTGACCGACCTGCTGTCGTGGCGCTGGGCGTTCTTCATCAATGTGCCCGTCGCCCTCGCCGTGCTCGTCATCGCCCCGACGGTCATCAAGGAGTCCCGCCCCGACGAGCGCCCCAAGCTGGACCTGCCCGGCGCCGTCAGCGTCACGCTCGGTCTGCTGGCCATCGTCTTCGGCCTCACCCAGGCGGGCGAGAAGGGGTGGGGCTCGGCCGAGGCCCTGTTGTCGCTGACCGTGGGTGCGGCCCTGTTGCTGGTGTTCTACGCCGTCGAGCGCAAGGTGTCCGCGCCGCTCGTACCGCTCGCAGTGCTCGGCAAACGGTCGGTGACCTGGGGAAACATCGCCGGACTGATCGCGTTCCTCACCGAGACCTCCCTGGTCTTCCTGCTGACCCTCTACCTCCAGGAAGTGCTCGGCTTCTCGCCGCTCGCCGCCGGCCTGTCCTTCGGCGTGCTGGGCGTCGGCACGGTCGTCGGCGGCACGATCGCCCCGAAGGTCATCGGGCGGATCGGCAGCAGGTCGACGCTGATCACCGGCGGCATTCTGCAGACCGCCTTCACGGCCGCGCTGCTCGGCCTCGGCGACGACCGCTCATGGATGTGGCTGCTGCTGATCGGCACCTTCGTCGGCGGGGTCGGCAACATGCTCGTCATCGTGGGCTTCATGGTCACCGCCACCTCGGGCCTCGCCGATCACGAACAGGGTCTGGCCACCGGCCTCGCCACCATGACCCAGCAGGTCGGCATCACCATGGGCACGCCGCTCATGAGCGCCGTCGTCACCGCCGCCGTGACCGGTACCGGATCCTCGGCCCTCCTCGGCGGTCTGAAGGTCGCGATCGCGGTGAACGCCGCCATCGTGCTCCTCGGCACCCTCACCAGTGCTCTGTTCGTGCGCACCCGGTCGAGTACGCGGTAA
- a CDS encoding alpha/beta fold hydrolase, whose amino-acid sequence MNTNATPDEPVITSYANAPARTVTAGGVTYAYRDLGPKGGIPVVFFVHLAGTLDNWDPRIIDPIAKGRHVIAFDNRGIGASTGQVPDSVEAMADDAHTFISALGFDKIDIFSFSLGGMVAQALVVKHPELVRKLVLTGTGPKGGKDIDKVVATTYWDTLRATLTRSDPKEFLFFNRDPAGKAAAHAFVDRLEERTVDRDAEIKVKAFQTQLKAIKKWGLSAPDDLSKITQPTLIANGDNDRMVPSVLSEDLHRRIKNSELIIYPDSGHGGIFQYYEEFAPVAVEFLAR is encoded by the coding sequence ATGAACACCAACGCCACCCCGGACGAACCCGTCATCACCTCCTACGCGAATGCCCCGGCCCGCACCGTCACCGCCGGCGGCGTCACCTACGCGTACCGCGATCTGGGGCCCAAGGGCGGCATCCCCGTCGTCTTCTTCGTCCACCTCGCCGGGACCCTGGACAACTGGGACCCGCGCATCATCGACCCCATCGCCAAGGGCCGTCATGTCATCGCCTTCGACAACCGAGGTATCGGAGCCTCCACCGGCCAGGTGCCGGACAGCGTCGAGGCGATGGCCGACGACGCCCACACCTTCATCTCGGCGCTCGGCTTCGACAAGATCGACATCTTCTCCTTCTCGCTCGGCGGCATGGTCGCCCAGGCCCTGGTGGTGAAGCACCCCGAACTCGTCCGCAAACTCGTCCTCACCGGCACCGGACCCAAGGGCGGCAAGGACATCGACAAGGTGGTCGCCACCACGTACTGGGACACGCTGCGTGCCACCTTGACCCGGTCGGACCCCAAGGAGTTCCTGTTCTTCAACCGCGATCCCGCCGGCAAGGCCGCCGCGCACGCGTTCGTCGACCGGCTGGAGGAGCGCACCGTCGACCGCGACGCGGAGATCAAGGTCAAGGCGTTCCAGACGCAGCTGAAGGCGATCAAGAAGTGGGGGCTCTCCGCCCCCGACGACCTGTCGAAGATCACCCAGCCCACGCTGATCGCCAACGGCGACAACGACCGCATGGTCCCCTCGGTCCTCTCCGAGGACCTGCACCGGCGCATCAAGAACAGCGAGCTGATCATCTACCCCGACTCCGGCCACGGCGGCATCTTCCAGTACTACGAGGAGTTCGCCCCGGTCGCGGTCGAGTTCCTCGCCCGATGA
- a CDS encoding helix-turn-helix transcriptional regulator, translating into MDARSELGDFLKSRRAALRPEDVGITPHPTRRRVSGLRREELAMLAGVSITHYTRLEQSRATNASDGVLEAIARTLRLSDDETAHLKDLARPAAASSRPTPPRVAHAGASARQLLAAMSDVPALVLDRHNDVLAWNRMGHALLAGHLAPESPDTPATRPNLTRMLFLDERYRELFTNWNEEAQLGVASLRLVAGRYRHDRALAELVGQLALNSAEFASRWARHPVRTCTSGVKHLRHPLVGAMDLSFENLVIPGASGQRLIAYTAEPDSPSDAALRLLGSVTAPVAQDPTAYGPAHRIPGMRQHEQLSDPVDHRGESQAGSSH; encoded by the coding sequence ATGGACGCCCGGTCCGAGCTGGGAGACTTCCTCAAGTCGCGTCGCGCCGCACTGCGCCCCGAGGACGTCGGCATCACCCCGCACCCGACCCGCCGCCGCGTCAGCGGTTTGCGCCGTGAGGAGTTGGCGATGCTGGCCGGGGTCAGCATCACCCACTACACCCGTCTCGAACAGAGCCGTGCCACCAACGCCTCCGACGGTGTGCTGGAGGCGATAGCGCGTACGCTGCGCCTCTCCGACGACGAGACGGCCCATCTGAAGGACCTCGCCCGCCCCGCTGCCGCTTCGTCCCGGCCGACTCCGCCCCGGGTGGCCCACGCCGGCGCCTCGGCCCGGCAGTTGCTGGCGGCCATGAGCGACGTGCCGGCCCTGGTCCTGGACCGGCACAACGACGTCCTCGCCTGGAACCGTATGGGGCACGCGCTGCTCGCCGGACATCTGGCGCCCGAGAGCCCCGACACCCCGGCCACCCGCCCCAACCTGACCCGGATGCTCTTTCTGGACGAGCGGTACCGGGAGCTGTTCACGAACTGGAACGAGGAGGCCCAACTCGGCGTGGCCTCCCTGCGCCTGGTCGCCGGCCGCTACCGCCATGACCGCGCCCTCGCCGAGCTCGTCGGCCAACTCGCTTTGAACAGCGCAGAGTTCGCCTCTCGCTGGGCCCGGCACCCGGTGCGCACCTGCACGTCCGGGGTGAAGCACCTGCGTCATCCGCTGGTCGGCGCGATGGACCTCAGCTTCGAGAACCTCGTCATACCCGGCGCCTCCGGCCAGCGCCTCATCGCCTACACGGCCGAGCCCGACTCGCCGTCGGATGCCGCTCTGCGGCTCCTCGGCAGCGTGACGGCCCCGGTGGCACAGGACCCGACGGCGTACGGGCCGGCTCATCGGATCCCCGGAATGCGACAGCACGAGCAACTGTCAGATCCTGTGGATCATCGCGGAGAATCTCAAGCCGGCAGTAGCCATTGA
- a CDS encoding strictosidine synthase, with translation MSMPPAAAPPAVKKHLTSSILLWVRNDQPRQTGMDYWKGPHSGIISATPGLEEYRQIHLAEHNPGRWPATDGVETSIPVDRKIDGVAEVTFKSALAPSQGRKQTKLAYQDEINVFRRTLLYAGPPNSSRWYDVAGPGEKVGSRVMVYLRRRDGAGAGEFRRFVKTQLVPALAGTGVLKELRTQTFLPWIEKLWDTPNVAHDNPHDQRFHASLVLGFTDTAARDAFFTGNVIQDMSHQLAPLVSAIHAYDVTAALTYVKNGDILPHYQE, from the coding sequence ATGAGCATGCCACCGGCCGCCGCGCCACCGGCCGTGAAGAAGCACCTCACCTCATCGATCCTGTTGTGGGTGCGCAACGACCAGCCCCGCCAGACCGGCATGGACTACTGGAAGGGCCCGCACTCAGGGATCATCTCCGCCACCCCGGGCCTGGAGGAGTACCGCCAGATCCACCTCGCCGAGCACAACCCCGGCCGGTGGCCGGCGACCGACGGAGTGGAGACCTCGATCCCCGTCGACCGGAAGATCGACGGCGTCGCGGAAGTCACCTTCAAGTCGGCGCTCGCGCCCTCGCAGGGGCGCAAACAGACGAAGCTCGCCTACCAGGACGAGATCAACGTGTTCCGCCGCACCCTGCTCTACGCCGGCCCGCCGAACTCATCCCGCTGGTACGACGTCGCAGGCCCGGGAGAGAAGGTCGGTTCCCGCGTCATGGTCTACCTGCGCCGCAGGGACGGGGCCGGCGCAGGTGAGTTCCGGAGGTTCGTCAAGACGCAACTCGTCCCCGCACTCGCCGGCACCGGAGTACTGAAGGAGCTGCGCACGCAGACGTTCCTGCCCTGGATCGAAAAGCTCTGGGACACCCCGAACGTCGCCCACGACAACCCCCACGACCAGCGCTTCCACGCCTCCCTCGTCCTCGGGTTCACCGACACCGCGGCACGGGACGCCTTCTTCACCGGCAACGTGATCCAGGACATGTCCCACCAGCTGGCACCGCTGGTCTCCGCGATCCACGCCTACGACGTCACCGCCGCCCTCACCTACGTCAAGAACGGCGACATCCTCCCGCACTACCAGGAGTGA